Below is a genomic region from Schistocerca americana isolate TAMUIC-IGC-003095 chromosome 1, iqSchAmer2.1, whole genome shotgun sequence.
AACACATTCCACACCTGTTAGTCATCTGTTCCCTGTTATCCAAGTCTTAACCCTTTCGGGATGCGAGGCCCATATACGTGGCCCGATTGTCGCGACAGAAGCCAACAATGATTTGTGACTACAGGGCAAATATGGGAGCCGTAAACAGAGCCAATCACTACTGTGCTTTGCACCATTTTGCCAGAAAATCCCTCAAATGGTGGAGGAAAATTTTCTTCTGGTTATTCGAGGTACGATATTCACTTTTCTAATAGGCCTTGGCCTATTtcgtaaatttttattttgataaaaGAGTAATTGTTCTGGCTACTTTCAGGTGAGGATCATCAACGCTTACTTGCTATATGTCATCATAGCAAAGAAAAGAGGAGAGACACCAAAGAGTCATCTGCAGTTTTGGAAGAGTCTCGTCAAGGAGCTTGTGGGCGATGTCAGGGCTCAACCAACCCCATTGAGGAAGAGGTCACGCTCTGAGCTTGGTGACCTACACGGGATGGACAGCCTGTACCATGCTATCCCAAGAATGGACACCAGAAAACAGGGTGACTGTGTCTTTTACAGTGATCGCTCCATGCCAGGAGGGCgaaaacaccccccccccttttttttttttttttttttttttttttttttttttttttttttttttttttttttttttttttttgcaaaactcaTCCGTCCAATCCTTCTCTTCATGTGCCTGAGTGCAAAGCAAGTATCACAAAGTAGCAAAGTACCGAAAGGACTTGTAAAATATGGTTGCCTATCAAAAAATCGATATGTCAAAGTTGTAAAGTTTGTTTTaagcaaattttatgaaattttgtagtttattgacataaatcaaatttttcatccctcaaaatagactttttatttttcttcccacgGACATCCCATAAgagataaaattgtattttatatgtcGTTTTGAAGCTAAAACTTTAAAGAATAAGATACAACTAATTTTAGTATGTCTAATTCAACACCTCTcaactttaaaaacaaaaaaaaaaaaaaaaaaaaaaaaaaaatcattttttctatTTTAACACCGCTGCCAAGTCAAAAAGTGTGCAATATAGAATAATGAAAATAGTATGCCAGTAAAGAGCACGTTTCAagcttcatttacaaaaaaaaaaaattacaccgaTAAGTCAAAAACTGTAGATTTTATAAGCGATGAAAGAAACCTAAAAGATATGGAACCTGCACAGCGCTGCCGAATTGCTTGACTTTGGGGAAACGCACTCCATCCCGAAAGGATTAACGGAGGCCCAGATGATAGCCAATGTGGCAATACTATAGCACCACATGACAAACTACATCAAATAACAGATAGTTTCAATCTGAGTACAGTATGATCTTTttagaacaaaaagaagaaaagaagacacGGTAACTCATTTCTTTTACCACAGtttcaacacatttcaaaaaactcAGCAGATTTATTCAGGTTCCTACCTCATTATAAAGGAATTTCTTCATTCTCCCTAAAGAGAAAATAGATTCCTACTTTCGAGCACCTACGTTGGTCACATAGTTATCACTGGAAAATTGTATGCTCCATTAAATACAATTCCCCTAATATCAAAATATTATAAGACAGTATTCTTCTCCGCAATGCAGACCATACTTTGTAACTAACACTTTCCACAGTTTGAGAAATGAGAAACAACTATTTTTTACTTGATGAAATGGGATAGTGAATATCTGCACAACAAGCACACCATTCTATACTGTTAGAGAATAAAATCACTTTACATAACGATAAATGCATGAATAACTCGAGTAAAATTCTGTTTCTTGACTTGAATTCACCTGTCCATTTTTTAAAAACTGCAGGCTCATAATAAGCTGAACAATAAGACAATGGATTTACTAGTAAAGAAACCATCTAGGATAATACTCAGTTTACTAAACATTCAAGCCAAAGCTGACGCAGAGTAGTAATAGACTAAAATGTTCTCATACTTGACAGTACTCTTGGTATGTATACCACTGGAATCACACACACGTAACAGAGTGAAAATATTTCTTTGACTTATGATTGACACTAAGTTATGGAGAATCCGGCTCTAGAATTTTAACATTATGAAGTAATCTTATTCTAAAGTAAGTTCTGGTAATGTAACATTTGCCACCTTAATAAGTGGTACCATATTCCAGTACTGacagtaaatataataaatactGCCTCAGTCTAGTGTGACATGATAAAAAAAAAGGTCACATCTGtttttttaacatttatatttTCTGCAAAAGAAACAATAACAACTTATTCTGCATTGAGGAATTAtgaacacagagacacacacacacaaggaactcttaattcttttatttatttttggagggaAATTGAGATGATTGAATGAGGACTTTTCTTTGCAGCAAGTCAGTAATGTCATGATTACAATGTACAGATAATGAAAATGAACAATATTTCACATATACACAAGTATACACACAACTTGTTTGTATGTAATACATAAAGAGTACAAATAAAAACTGCACAGCACCTTTTTAACTTAGTCATCTGGTATAATACCATATCTATGTCAATCCACTAGGTGGAAAAATTAACTAATATAAAATATGGAACATTTAATAAACAatactagaaaaacaaaactaaccaGTTACTAATCTCCACACTTAAATTTCATATCCAAATTTGTTTGTTGCATctgttcatttttcccaccccCTTGATAATAAAGAAATCAGGCTATGTATAACTGCAGTGTCTCATTACTGTTATGGCAAAGCCATAAGCAGTAGCCAAAATCaatattaaaaattcttaagagagAAACCAAATTGTCACTCAGTCTTGTCATgtcatgtgatgttatttattggAATAAGATTCCGAATTACAAAATTTCCAATTATGTGAAATATTTAACTTGTCAAAAGATAAGATAGTGAAGGCATTTATCTTATCCCTTTATCTCAATTATGTTATCTTAAATCTAACAGTTCCAACCAACTTATGAATCCTTCAATGGAACCTTTTAGCTGTATTTAAAAGTCAGTCTTATACTGTTTGTTAAAGAACTTTGCCTTTTGTACAGGATCTGGCACAATCTGCAAcagaggaataaaaaaaaaataacttcaaaGCTTCACAAATAACAAGCTTATGCAACAGTAGAGGAGTAACGTTACCGTGTCTCCTCCAGGTTTCCAGCCAGCTGGACAAACCTCTCCATGTTTGTCTGTATACTGGAATGCTTGAACCAGTCTAAGGGCTTCCTCTACACTTCGTCCCACTGGGAGATCATTCATCGTTATTTGCCTGAGAATTCCTTTAGGATCAATAATGAACAGGCCCCTTAAAATAAGAAGGAGTAAAAGAGTTAAAAAATATTCCCAACTTTCAGTTAATATTGGAGCAGAACTCCTCATACGGAATTTGAATACTTACAACTTATGAAATTTAAACAAaacacgaatttaaaaaaaatctgtataaAGATGAAAGGAAGCTTTACGACAACACAAACCATGACTAAATATCGACAAGAACATGTGTATAGTCCTCCATATGCCATTGTCCTATGGACAAAATAAATAATCCTCACCACTGTTTCCCAGCACATGTCAGCATGCTCCTTGTTGCTCATTCCATCCCACACAAAATTCCATAAATGAGACAAAGCACAAGATCACATTGCACACTTGATATGTCCACCATCTATCCAACATCCTTGTGAGAGCTTGTACTTTCTACATTCTATATGCCTCATCCCTAATAACAATGTCAATTTAATCCACTGAAACTATAACAACACACTGACAACAATTATCAAGCCACCTACACATGTATGATAATGGGTAGGTGCCCCTACAtccaaaacatctgaaaatatctttcTAACAATAACAGCTCAGACCTTAAGAGGGATGTTAGGTCTCAGACAGAGAACTGGCTTCTGCCAATTACTGATGATACAGTTTAATCTccatttttctgtaatttctgcAACTGGTTATTTTATTGCTCTTCATTTCTATTAACAACGTCTGCTACCTTCTGCGCTACTGTAGTACATTTCCCCCCATTACGAACATTATCATCCAAATTTAGTCAGTTCTAGCACAAGTGATCAGTGTTGTTATTGACTATGACTCCCCAAATGATTGATTATTTCCCCTCATCTGCTCTCATACTTTAGGTTTCATTTCAGTTATTCATCTTTGTTACAGAGAGAGAAAAGAGACTGTTGAACCCAAATAACATATTAACCTACATATATTCAACTGATTACAGTCTTATGCTACTGACATACTTCATTGATCTTCATTCATGATTACTTAACTAAACATGCACATTTACACTAGATCAAAACTATAGTGTACAAAATAAAATAGTACCTTAAAGCATGTCCTAAATCTTCCAGATACACGCCATAGTCTCTCGCAATCTTGTGAGTCAAATCTGACAGTAACGGTATTTTCAGTTTTCCTAAACCACCTTCTTTTCTCGGAAGGTTCATCCAAGCAAGATGTGTGTATGGGGAATCCACCGAGCAGGCTACAACCTCTGCATTTAATTTTCGAAACTCCTCAATATTATCATTGAATGCTAAGATCTCTGTAGGACATACAAATGTACTGCAAAGACAAAATTGTGTCACTGAATGGTTATTCCTTACCTTCTACatacaattcaaaataaaattttgttgtacttACAAGTCTAATGGGTAAAAGAAAAATACAAGGTACTTCCCCTTAAAGTCAGAAAGTTTTAATGCTTTAAATTCTCCATTTATCACTGCTGTGCCTTCCCATTCAGGTGCAGGTttggaaactgaaataaaatattaacaACATTCACTTTgaaagcaaatggctctgagcactatgggactcaactgctgaggtcattagtcccctagaacttagaactagttaaacctaactaacctaaggacatcacaaacatccatgcccgaggcaggattcgaacctgcgaccgtagcggtcttgcggttccagactgcagcgcctttaaccgcacggccacttcggccggcctttgaaAGCACACTGGGCATAAGTAATTACGTGtaagatttgaaactttcctggtgtACAGACTGTTTCATAAAATTTTGGGCAAACTGCTGGATGTCTTCAACTTATTGCCACGATATTTCAGAGCAGAGTCTTCTGGACATATTTAGGGCAATACTCAAATACTGCTAAATATCATGACAGCAAGTTGCGAACAACTGGCAGTTTGCCTGAAATTTTCTGGAATTATTAATTACATTGTTCGGGAATTCTATAATGTATTGATTCTGACACAGAAACCTACTGATTTCTGAACATCAAACAAGAAAGGAGCGGATCCTCTGTTTTGTCAAAAGGCTGTTGaatcttttgtttttatttggttATTGATCTAGTTTTATCATTCAGTACAAATTCTACTTCAAcattggaaaatctaggatggaataaaaACGATATGAAATTTCGCACTGTTAATCTTTAACTCTGGTATATGACACACAGTTCTGTACAAGAAGACAAGACACCAAGCAATGTGGGCTAATTTAGCAGATCATGAAATAATCTTATGTACAGTTGTTGAAGCCACAGAGAGACAgaagggctggccagtacttactatCAGGAGGCACAATTCGTAGAACTGGCAACAGGACTACTTTAGGTAGAAAGTACTACTCCTAGGTACTGGAAGTGTATGGTCCTCTTTTGTATATGAACTTTTAAATCTGACTATAATGAGTTACTGCTTAGCGTGCAGATTGTGCTACTTGGTTTCAAAACCTGTAAATGTGGTGTCAACACTGCATTTGGGCTGTTCCATGACAACATGAGCACCAGTTCTATTAGCTCaaacattaatattttttaattGATGCTCCCTTCTTATGTCAAGAACTGCTGGAACTGAACAAGTGACTTTATAACTTGTCTTAAAATTTCAGCTTCTAGTTACCTGTGAAAACTCATTTCTAAAAGCAATGCATTGCAGCATTGTAtaggcatatacagggtgacaattattgaacaacctACAGCAAGCACACTGTTTATTCAACCTGTAAATTtcattacagatattcagatttaagttatgaaatgtttgatatgcctgccatcattggcgatgatgtggcgcagacagatagtgaaattctgcaagacccactgaaatgtcggaacatcgatgctgtcaatgacctcctgaatggctgttttcaactcagtaATGGTTTttcggttattgctgtacaccttgcctttaatacagccccacaaaaaggagttgcttgtgttcagatctggagaatatggtggccaattgaggcccctgccagtggcctctgggtaccccaagaGTCACAATGCGGTCCCCAAAGGGCTCCTCCAGGAAATCAAACACACTGCTGCTTCTATGGGGTTGAGCTCCGTCATCACTGTCATTCTGTTACATGTGGAACTGCCCTTTTACAACTGTCTCTGGTGTGCGTAAGGTAAAAAGGGTACTAGGAAAGTTTTACAGTACAGgggcattcatttcatttttttttaaggaatttccACCACATTGAATACACCTCGCTCTCTGAAACCAGTCCCTAAACCAGTTCTCCCAACTTTCTGTAGGGAGTAAGGCACTCCTGTTGTCACAAGCCCTCACGAGGTCCTCATCACTTGAAAAGGAGAAACCTGGACTATAAGGAGGGTGCTCAAGACGTTTCAGTCCTGTACGCAGCAAATATTTGGTGCATGCTTTGGTGCGGTGAGCAGCCGCATTATCGTGGTGGAAAAAGCAAGCATCCATTCTTGACTTCGCTCACAAGTTCTTCACAAACTGGATGACTACTGGGAGGCACAGTTCAGTGTACCACTTAGCTGCTACTGTCTTCTCTATGTTCAAAACAACAAGCTCCACAATTCCAATGAATTTGAAAAAAATAGCTATCAATTTCTTCTTTACTGATCGGGATTTTCTGACAGCTAAGAATGTGTCGTCAGCTTCAAAGGCCCAAACTTTGTTTTGACTCTAAGGCACGCCATAATAGTACAGCCAAgtctcatcacctgtcacaattttaTTCACCTACTGAGACTGTCCCTTACAAAACTTCTTTAACATATCCCTGCACCAAGTCGTGTCATCTGCTCTCCTTTGAGTCTACGCGGCACCCAGAAATGacaaagtttctttacttgcaaatAATCAAGCAGAATCAAACGAATTGCTGGTGCATTTAGCCCTAGGGTATCCTCTATCTGCTTATAGGTCACTCACCTGTCTTTGTctagtattttcctcacagcatcactgTTTTCCTCCATAACTGATGAACATGGCCTTCTCGCCCTCTCAGTGTCCTCCAGTAtgaaatttcctctttggaattctctgtaccACTTGAATATAGTTGTACAATGTGGACATACATCACCAAGTGCAAGAGCCATTTCTTCAAAGCTCTGGTCTACATTTAAACCATGTCCGAAGTTGTACCGCAAAACTGCCCCAATCATGACCAAGGTGCCATAGCAAACACTTCAAACTAACTTCCTAGTGAAAGACTGCATCCACAGATATGGCACCGCAGCTACAATGCAAATATGAAGTATTCTCAGAATACAGGAACAAACAATCTCCTGCAACTTACTGTTGCGttgtattgcaaaactttcctacTACCCTTTTTACATACAATGGTCCCTACAGACTTGATGAATGCAAATTTTGcagtatattaaaattttttggCAATGTCCCAGAAGGGTGAAATGTGTCATTAAAAGCTTCACTTTTTCTCTTGGCATATCAATTGGTAAATAACTTGAGTGGTTTCAGATGCCTTTCACATTCTAGGATTTACCAAGGGTGTGACTGGAAACCAGTATTGGGTACATGCATGGGGAAGCTTATGATTGCAGCATTACAAtcctaaagaagaagaagatgatgatgatgttggataTTGGGCACTCGATGGCATGGTCACTTGTGGCCTTATGAACTGCCAACATGGCATTCACTtggggaggggtatctgttcagagcaTGCTGACCAAAGGATGACACccaacagttcacaaaatttcaaaactGGTGTTACACTGGTGTAGGTGTCAGTGAGCAAGGTGGACAGATCTCCAGGCAAACTGAGGGTTGTCCCTCTGTCAGATATAAAACATACATAGTCAAAACATGCTAACCAACAGCGGTGCACCACAAACttcagagtggtggatcctcccactGGAGGTGTAAACTTTGTTAATGGGTAAAGTCGTACGTGCAGTCTGATGAGCAGCACTTCCTTCCATCGGTGCAGCACGCATGCCACACATGGGTGGTCAATTTGAGCCACCACAGTTTGTTGTTCACCACTTCCAACCATTCAGTTTTCCACTGATGCATGTTTATTCTGTTAGATAATGAGAGGACAACATGTGTGGGACCGGCATATTGACATACCACCGTCCCTCCATGCTTCTCTGACTCCTTTG
It encodes:
- the LOC124619216 gene encoding peroxiredoxin-4, translating into MVLGVYEYLLVCMILSVGSALTEDSCHTYGGGDVYPQEIGNTVDHKLQWTKAVISKPAPEWEGTAVINGEFKALKLSDFKGKYLVFFFYPLDFTFVCPTEILAFNDNIEEFRKLNAEVVACSVDSPYTHLAWMNLPRKEGGLGKLKIPLLSDLTHKIARDYGVYLEDLGHALRGLFIIDPKGILRQITMNDLPVGRSVEEALRLVQAFQYTDKHGEVCPAGWKPGGDTIVPDPVQKAKFFNKQYKTDF